The Chordicoccus furentiruminis DNA window CGGCCTATGTGGCCGGACTTTCGCCCGAGGAACTGACGGCTCTCAAGGAGCAGATCGCGAAAACAGAAGAGAAATGAAACAGGCAAAGGACTCGTCGGACAGCTCCTCCCGTCTCTCCGAGATCAGGAAGGTTCTGTCCGACAATCATATCACGAGGGGCATCACGCCGGAGAAGCTGCGCGTCATTCTGGAGGAACTGGGACCGACCTACGTCAAGCTGGGCCAGATCATGGCGCTTCATTCCGATGTGCTGCCGGAGCGGTACTGCCGGGAGCTGATGAAGCTGGAATCCGGCGTGAAGCCGATGCCCTTCTCCGATGTGGAGGATGTGCTCAGGGAGACGTACGGCTGCGACTGGCACGACTGCTTCTCACGGATCGACGAGACGCCGCTGGGATCCGCCTCCATCGCCCAGGTGCACCGCGCCCGTCTTGCGTCGGCCGGGCCGGAAGACGGGGATGTGATCATCAAGGTCCAGCGGAAGGGCATCTACGACACGATGGCCCGTGACATCCGGTTAATGCACCGGGCGGTGAAATTCCTCCCGCCGGTCGGCGACATGAAACGGCTGGTCGACTTCGACATGGTGCTGGACGAGATGTGGACGGTCGCGCAGGAGGAGATGAACTTTCTGCATGAAGAGTCCAATATGCTGGAATTTGCGAGGAACAACCGGGACGTCCGCTATGTGCGCTGCCCGAAGCTCTATGAGCAGTACTCCAGCAGCAAGGTGCTCGTGATGGAGTACATCGACGGATGCGCGATCAGCGATGTGGAGACGCTCCGGTCGTGGGGGTATGACCTCGACGAAATCGGACGGAAATTCGTCAACAACTTCATTCGTCAGGTCATGGACGACGGTTTCTTTCACGCGGATCCGCATCCGGGCAATGTGAAGATCTGCGACGGCAGGATTGTCTGGATTGACATGGGCATGATGGGAAGGCTTACAGACCGCGACCGACGGATTATGGTGGAGGGCGTCCGAGGCATCGCGATGCATGACCTTGACCGGGTGGAGCACGCGGTTCTCTCACTCGGCGACTTCCGCGGAAAGCCGGACCGGAATCAGCTTTACGCCGATCTCCGCCAGTTTCTCGCGGATTACGGATCAGCTTCGATGGGCAGCATCAATGTGGCCGAAATGGTGACCGCCCTTATGGACATCATGAAGGAGAACCGGATCTCGCTTCCGCACGGCATGACGATGCTCTGCCGGGGGTTGACGCAGATGCAGGGCGTGCTTCAGACGATCAGTCCGGACGTCAGCATGATCGAGATCGCGACGAGCCGGATCACGGAGGAGACGCTCTCAAGCCTTGATCTGCGGAAGGAGATGGCGCGGGAGGGCAGGAAGCTCTGGCGCGCAGTGGACAAAGGAGTTGAGATTCCATCGCTGACCACGGACATCATGAAGGAATATCTCGCCGGACAGGGGCGGATGAACATGACGCTGCATACGTCGCGTGAGTTTTCCTCCATCATCAACGCCGCCGTCCGGAACATCGTGATCGGGCTGTGCATCGCGGCTCTGCTCATAGGTTCCAGCATCCTCTGCATGACCGACATGAGGCCGCGGTTCTTCGGCATCCCGCTGCTGGGCGCGATGGGGTTTCTCTTCGCGATCTGCGTCAGCGCGTTTCTCGTGATCCGCAACATTTACTACAAGATCAGACGGCGCCGCTGAACGGACGGCACGGACGGCGACATGATCAGAAGATGAAGGAGATTTGGCTATGAATGGAGCCCAGGCGCTGGTGAAGTGTCTTGAGTTGGAAGGCATCACGAAGATCTTCGGATATCCGGGCGTGGCCATCGCGCCCTTTTATGATGCGATGTACGCCTCGTCCATCGATCACATCCTGGTGAGACAGGAGCAGGCGGCGGGGCATGCGGCCAGCGGATATGCCCGTATCTCGGGCCGGCCGGCGGTCTGCTGCACATCATCGGGACCGGGGGCCACGAACCTCATCACCGCGCTCGCGACGGCCTATGCGGACAGCATTCCCCTGATCGCGATCACGGGCCAGGTCGCGACGCCGCTTCTCGGCCACGAT harbors:
- a CDS encoding ABC1 kinase family protein, with the translated sequence MKQAKDSSDSSSRLSEIRKVLSDNHITRGITPEKLRVILEELGPTYVKLGQIMALHSDVLPERYCRELMKLESGVKPMPFSDVEDVLRETYGCDWHDCFSRIDETPLGSASIAQVHRARLASAGPEDGDVIIKVQRKGIYDTMARDIRLMHRAVKFLPPVGDMKRLVDFDMVLDEMWTVAQEEMNFLHEESNMLEFARNNRDVRYVRCPKLYEQYSSSKVLVMEYIDGCAISDVETLRSWGYDLDEIGRKFVNNFIRQVMDDGFFHADPHPGNVKICDGRIVWIDMGMMGRLTDRDRRIMVEGVRGIAMHDLDRVEHAVLSLGDFRGKPDRNQLYADLRQFLADYGSASMGSINVAEMVTALMDIMKENRISLPHGMTMLCRGLTQMQGVLQTISPDVSMIEIATSRITEETLSSLDLRKEMAREGRKLWRAVDKGVEIPSLTTDIMKEYLAGQGRMNMTLHTSREFSSIINAAVRNIVIGLCIAALLIGSSILCMTDMRPRFFGIPLLGAMGFLFAICVSAFLVIRNIYYKIRRRR